The DNA region TTTAAGCCCTGCTGCTTGTAGCGCTTGCAACAGTCCTTCCTCTCCGATACAGGCCACTTTCGCACCAGGAGCTTCTTCAGCCACATATTCCGCAGCTGCCACCGCAGATGTACAAACCTGAGATGCTTCGGCCGGGATACCCATCCCCTTCAAATGATCTGCCACACCTTGGGGGGTACGCGAAGAATTATTAGTCACAAACAAATAAGGCATGCCTTGTTCATTTAATGTCCGAATAAGCTCATCAGCTCCTTCAATACGATGTCTGCCATGATAGAGTGTACCATCCAGATCAATCAGGTAGGCCTTAATCATATACAGCACTTCCCTTCTTTTATCCCGTTAACATTTCATGTCCTTAACCATTCGCATTTAAATTCAATGCTATCCTATGTATACAGTACCAAACAACGACTTGCTCGCATCTGCACGCAACCCGTCGAATCGAATCGAACACGGACGTCTGGGCTTGCGCGTCTTCTGTACATGCTTGTCATTTCCTGCGCTTTCCCGGAAAATAATTTGAATCATTTCCCTCTTTATATTGCCCATCCTACACGCTTTCCCGTCCAATTGCAAAAGGGACCGCGGGTGTAATCCCCCCTCAGTCCCGTACAATTAACGGCTTCTTCTCCGGTTGTGTTTGGCTGTTCTGCTTCGCACATCCACTACTGAGATTCATCCTTGCGGTGAACCACTGGAATAAGCTCGTGTTCAATCGCAAGTTTCGTATTTGGGAATATCAACTGCGCTTCTTCCAGAAGTGGCTGCAACTGATCTTCATCTTTGTAGCGGGAACTAAAATGGGTCATGATCAGCTGTCCTGCATCTGCTGCTCTCGCCGCCTCGGCCGCTTGCTTCGAGGTACTATGATAGTATTCATGAGCCGTATCAGCCAAATCATGCAGAAACGTAGCTTCGTGTACGAGGACATCCGCATGACGAGCTAGTGGCTGTACATTGTCACATGGGCGTGTATCCCCCAAAATGGTAACGACCATTCCACGCTTTGGCGCCCCCAATACATCTTCTGGGCGAAGTGAGTCACCGTTGTCTAAAGTAATGGTTTCTCCACGTTTCAAACGACCAAATAACGGCCCAGGCTTCAAGCCATACTCAGCCAGTTTCCCAGGGTCCAGACTGCCTGGACGATCCTTCTCGGTAATTCGATACCCATAACTGTCGATACGGTGTTCCAGCAACGCTGATTCCACGATAAAGGTCTCATCTTCAAAAAGCACTCCGCCTGTATGTTCTACAATGCTTAGATCATAGTTTAGACGTGACTGGCTAAGTTCCATCGTAGTCATGATCATTCGTTCAGTGCCTGGCGGACCATACACCGTTAACGGTGTAGTGCCACCTTGATAAGCTCTGCTGGAGAGTAGACCCGGAAGTCCAAATACATGATCTCCATGAAGATGGGTTATGAATATTTTCTCCAATTTGCTCAATTTAAGCGGAGAACTTAAAATCTGATGCTGGGTTCCTTCCCCGCAATCAAACAACCACAATGCTCTGCGCTCATCCAACATGCGCAGCCCTATGGACGTTACATTCCGCTGAAGCGTAGGTACACCAGCGTTAGTTCCCAGGAAATATAGTTCCACTCTGGATCGCACCTCTTTCTGTTGCCAGCAAAAAGCCTCCGACAATGCGGAGGGCTTTGCCTGACATTTTACTTTTATGCCTTATCTACGTTAAAATACTTCGCTTGCGGATGACTGAACACCATCGCCGATACAGATGCTTCAGGTTCCATCATGAAACCTTCAGTCAGCTCCACACCGATATCCTCAGGCTGTAACAACTTGAACAACGGTCCTTGGTCCTCCAAATCAGGACAGGCCGGATATCCGAATGATACCCTTATTCCCTGATAGCGTGCTCCATGACGTTGCTTCATGGTCATCTGGGCTGGATCAGGGAATCCCCAGATATCTCTCATCATATGATGAACCCGCTCTGCTAATCCCTCTGCTACTTCAAGCGCTACGGATTGCAGAGCATGTGAACGAAGATAATCGCCTTGATCCTTCCAAGCAGTTGATAATTCTCTTACACCGTGTCCGGCCGTTACAACCATAAAACCAACGTAATCCATTTGTCCGGATTCTACCGGCTTCAGGAAATCAGACAGGCACAGGAAGGGTTCAACTTTTTGGCGCGGGAACGTGAATGTATGCAAGATATTGCTCGTATTCTCAGGGTCATAGACGATGACACTATTACCGCTGGATTGGGCCGGGAAGAAACGATACATGGCATGCGCCTGAATAATTCCGTCACGAACAGCCTCCTGCATAATATCATCCACTACCGCTTTCAGATCCGTTGCTTTCTGATCACCCGACGCAAGCAGCTGCTCTACCGAGCCGCGCAAACCAAGATGATGTCCGAGCAACATCTGCATGTTCACATACGGTAATATGTGTGACAACGGATAGTTTCGCAAGACATGTCGGTCCAGATCCGGCGGAATGAGAACCGGATTGTCGATTGCGATATCCGAACGCTCTACCCGAGTAAGCTCGGGAAGTGGTTGTACATTTTCTGCACCTGAAGCGTCAGCCTCTTTTTCAGCCTCCATCTCAAGTTGCATCACTTCACGCGTGCTTGGATTCATCAGCTTGTTGGCCAGATCCAGGCCGTCCATGGCATCTTTTGCATAGACAACCATTCCGTTATATTCGGGACGTATACGGTTTTTTGTGAATTTACGTGTTAATGCCGCACCACCAACCATAATAGGTACATCAATACCTGCTGTTCGCAAATCCTGAGCTGTAAGAATCATCTGCTGCGCCGATTTAACCAATAGACCGGATAGACCGATCGCATCCACTTTTTCTTTTCTATACGCCTCGATAATTCGCTCTGGTGGTACTTTTATACCCAAATTGATGATCCGGTAACCGTTATTGGAAAGGATGATCTCCACCAGGTTTTTGCCGATGTCGTGTACATCGCCCTTCACCGTCGCTAGGATGATCTTACCTTTTACTGACGTCTCGTTCTTCTCCATGAACTGCTCCAAATAAGCGACAGAAGCCTTCATGACCTCCGCGCTCTGCAACACCTCTGCCACGATCAGCTCATTGTTGTTAAACAGTCGCCCTACTTCTTCCATCCCCCGCATCAGGGGACCATTGATCACTTCAAGCGCTGTATACTTGGCGAGTGCCTGCTCCAAATCGGGCAGCAATCCTTCTTTACTTCCCTCAACAACATATGAAGCGAGACGTTCTTCTAGCGAAAGGTTCGAAATTTTTTCTTTTTTCTCGACCTTTTTATTACGAAAGGCGGCAACGAAAGCGGCCAGTGTTTCGTCATTTGTATTGTATAACAGCTCTTCCGAGAGTCTGCGCTCTTCCTCCGGAATGGAAGCATAACGCTCCAGCTTCTCTGTGTTAACAATGGCATAATCGAGACCCGCTTTGGTACACTCATACAAAAATACAGAGTTCAACACTTCCCGCCCTGCTTCAGGCAGACCAAATGAAATGTTGCTAATGCCCAGTATAGTGTGACATTCAGGCATTGCTTCTTTAATGACACGAATACCTTCAATTGTTTCTTTGGCCGAACCGATATATTGTTCATCGCCCGTACCCACCGGAAACACCAGGGTATCAAAGATCAGGTCTTCTGCTTTTAGTCCATATTTGTTCACCAGCAAATCGTAAGATCGTTTGGCTACCTCCAGCTTGTCCTCACGGCTAATCGCCTGTCCACGTTCATCAATCGTTCCGACAACGACAGCACCGCCGTATTTATGCAACAATGGAGTGACCAGCTCGAACTTTTCCTCGCCGTCCTCAAGGTTAATGGAGTTAATTATCGCTTTACCTTGTGAGTATTGCAGTGCAAGGTCAATGACAGCTGCATCTGTCGTATCAATCATAAGCGGTACCTTTACTTTTTTGACAACCAGTTCAAGGAACTTCTCCATATCTTCGGCTTCTTCACGGTCCGGGTCCTGAACACAAACGTCGACAACATGTGCCCCATTTTTTACCTGAGCCCGAGCAATTTCCGATGCTTCTTCATATTTCCCTTCAACAATAAGACGCTTGAATTTCCGTGATCCAAGTACGTTCGTACGTTCCCCAACCATATATGGGCGATTGTCCTGTTCAACGTATACTGGATCAATTCCCGACAATGCTGGTGGATGTGTTCCGTTCATTTCTCTTGGAGGGTACTTGGCAAGTGTATCCCGCATTGCCCGAATGTGCGCAGGAGTTGTCCCACAACAGCCACCCGCGATGTTCAACCAGCCCTGTTCGGCAAAAGCACCGATCTTCTGAGCAAGCGAATCAGGGGATTCATGGTAATTACCGTT from Paenibacillus sp. JNUCC-31 includes:
- the rnz gene encoding ribonuclease Z, which translates into the protein MELYFLGTNAGVPTLQRNVTSIGLRMLDERRALWLFDCGEGTQHQILSSPLKLSKLEKIFITHLHGDHVFGLPGLLSSRAYQGGTTPLTVYGPPGTERMIMTTMELSQSRLNYDLSIVEHTGGVLFEDETFIVESALLEHRIDSYGYRITEKDRPGSLDPGKLAEYGLKPGPLFGRLKRGETITLDNGDSLRPEDVLGAPKRGMVVTILGDTRPCDNVQPLARHADVLVHEATFLHDLADTAHEYYHSTSKQAAEAARAADAGQLIMTHFSSRYKDEDQLQPLLEEAQLIFPNTKLAIEHELIPVVHRKDESQ
- the metH gene encoding methionine synthase → MDKLSLHDALKQRILILDGAMGTMIQQVDLTGADFGGEDLDGCNEMLVLTRPELIQRIHEEYLEAGADLIETNTFGATSVVLAEYDIQDRAREINLEAARIAKAAVDRFSTPESPRYVVGAMGPTTKTLSVTGGVTFQELIDSYFEQALALIEGGVDALLLETSQDTLNVKAGSIGIQQAFEQSGIKLPLMISGTIEPMGTTLAGQNIEAFYISLEHLNPISVGLNCATGPEFMRDHIRSLSGMASVAVSCYPNAGLPDENGNYHESPDSLAQKIGAFAEQGWLNIAGGCCGTTPAHIRAMRDTLAKYPPREMNGTHPPALSGIDPVYVEQDNRPYMVGERTNVLGSRKFKRLIVEGKYEEASEIARAQVKNGAHVVDVCVQDPDREEAEDMEKFLELVVKKVKVPLMIDTTDAAVIDLALQYSQGKAIINSINLEDGEEKFELVTPLLHKYGGAVVVGTIDERGQAISREDKLEVAKRSYDLLVNKYGLKAEDLIFDTLVFPVGTGDEQYIGSAKETIEGIRVIKEAMPECHTILGISNISFGLPEAGREVLNSVFLYECTKAGLDYAIVNTEKLERYASIPEEERRLSEELLYNTNDETLAAFVAAFRNKKVEKKEKISNLSLEERLASYVVEGSKEGLLPDLEQALAKYTALEVINGPLMRGMEEVGRLFNNNELIVAEVLQSAEVMKASVAYLEQFMEKNETSVKGKIILATVKGDVHDIGKNLVEIILSNNGYRIINLGIKVPPERIIEAYRKEKVDAIGLSGLLVKSAQQMILTAQDLRTAGIDVPIMVGGAALTRKFTKNRIRPEYNGMVVYAKDAMDGLDLANKLMNPSTREVMQLEMEAEKEADASGAENVQPLPELTRVERSDIAIDNPVLIPPDLDRHVLRNYPLSHILPYVNMQMLLGHHLGLRGSVEQLLASGDQKATDLKAVVDDIMQEAVRDGIIQAHAMYRFFPAQSSGNSVIVYDPENTSNILHTFTFPRQKVEPFLCLSDFLKPVESGQMDYVGFMVVTAGHGVRELSTAWKDQGDYLRSHALQSVALEVAEGLAERVHHMMRDIWGFPDPAQMTMKQRHGARYQGIRVSFGYPACPDLEDQGPLFKLLQPEDIGVELTEGFMMEPEASVSAMVFSHPQAKYFNVDKA